The following is a genomic window from Clostridium sp..
TATAATGTATTGAACAGGGTGCTGACTGTAAGTCTGCAGCTTTTACATCCAATAATGCCGTTTATAACTGAAGAAATATATACTCATCTCTATAACAGGGAATATGAGTCCATATGTATATCCAAATGGCCTGATTATGATGAAAAATTAAAGGATATGGAAGCTGAACGGAATATGGACTATATTATAGAAGCGATTAAGGCTGTAAGAAATTTAAGAACAGATATGAATGTCCCTGTTTCAAGAAAAGCAAAGGTACTTCTGCATATAACTGAAGATAAAGCAATAGGAGCCTTTCAATGTGGAGAAGATTATTTCAAGAAACTTGCTTCTGCTTCTGAAGTTCAATTTCTTGAAGATGAAAATGAAGTACCTGAAAATGCAGTTTCTACAGTTACAAAAGGAGCCCAGATATTCATTCCACTCTTTGATCTTGTAGACCGGGATAAGGAATTGGAAAGGCTGAACAAAGAGAAAACAAGACTTATGGGCGAAATAGAAAGAGTTGAAAAGAAGCTCAAAAATGAAAAATTTGTATCCAAGGCACCTGAGAAAGTAGTAGAGGGAGAAAGAGCCAAGGGTGAAAAGTACAGAGAGATGTTTAAAACTGTTTCAGAGCGAATAGATAGTTTGAATTAGTTAGGTGTGAAAGAGTATGAATTATATGGAAGCGCTGAATTATATAGAGAGTACGGCCAGATTCGGAAGCAATCTCGGGTTGGAAAGGGTTGAAAAATTACTTGAATTGCTTGGAAATCCACAGGAGAGGATAAAGTGCATACATGTAGCAGGTACAAATGGCAAGGGCTCAATAACAGCAATGATCAGTAAAATATTGAGTACATCCGGTTATAGAGTTGGAATGTATACATCTCCACATCTGGAAGTTTTTGAAGAGAGAATACAGATAAACGGAAACAACATATCCAGGGATGATCTTGCACTGTCAGTTACAGAAGTATCAAAAGCTGTTGACAAGGTATTGGAACTTGGATATGACAATCCCACGGAATTTGAGATAGAGACCTGTGTCATGTTCCACTATTTTGACAGGAAAAAGGTTGATTTTGCCGTAGTGGAAGTCGGACTTGGCGGAAGACTGGATGCAACCAATGCAATACCTCCCTTTGATGTGGGAACCGGTGGAGGCACGATTTTGAGCGTAATTGCATCCATAAGTTATGACCACATGAAGATTCTTGGAGATACTCTTGACAAGATAGCTTATGAAAAAGCGGGAATAATAAAAAAAGGTATTCCCGTAATTCTGTATCCCCAGAAAAAAATTGCAGAAAAAGTGATAGAGAACATATGCTTTGAAAAAAAATGTAGGCTTGTGAAAGTACCATGCAATTCTGTCAAACTGGTACAGAAGGGGAAAATAGACAAAAACAGCAGAAACTATTGTCAGGATCTGAATGCTCTTATGGCCGACGGGAAAGTGTACAGTATAAAATTATCACTGCTGGGTACTCATCAGATACTGAATTGTGTTGTCGCTATATTTGCTGCAGAAGAACTTATGAGAATGGGTGTAAATATTACAATGGAAAAATTGGTTCTGGCACTGTCTGAAGTAAACTGGATAGGCAGACTTGAAGTGATGAACAACAAGCCTCTTGTGGTTATGGATGGCGCACACAATATAGACGGTATAGAAATTCTTAAAAAGAGTATACAAACTTATTTTAAATATGAGAACATGGTCCTGATACTTGGAATATTGGCGGACAAACAGGTTGACGATATGGTGAGGGAAATAGTGCCTATGGCTAAAAATGTATTATGTGTCACTCCTGATAGTGACAGGGCGGAAAGTGCGGAAGAACTTAAAAAGGTTGTATTTAAATATAATAAAAATTGTGAAGCATTTGAAGATTATTATTCTGCCTATGTGAAAGCCATGTCCTGTGCAGGTGAAGATGACATAGTTGTCATAGCCGGTTCTCTTTATATGATAGGAGGCATGAGAAAACAGATTAATACCAATAAAAAAATATAGAAATGGCAAAAACATCAAAGGTGGCTTTATTATGAATCTTTTTAGGAAAAAATCACTGGAACAATTGCAGTATAGTATTCAAAAAACAGATCTGAGTAAAAATTTGAAAGCGGCGGATATAGCAGCACTCGGCATTGGAGCAGTTGTAGGTGTGGGAATATTTGTTGCAACTGGAGAAGGAGCCCATATGGCAGGACCGGGAATAATATTGTCATTTATTCTTGCTGGAATAGTAGCTTGCTTGTGCGGTCTGTGTTATTGTGAACTCTCTACGATGTTTCCGGTGGCAGGAAGTACATATTCATATGCATATATAGCTTTTGGTGAATTTATAGCTGTAATCGTGGGATGGTGTTTGACAGCGGAATATATTGTAGCGGCAAGTGCAGTAGCATCTGGATGGTCAGGAACTTTTAGGGGAATATTACAATCTACAGGTATAGTACTTCCACAGGTTATCTCTGCATCTCCAGCAAGTGGTGGAATCATAGATCTGCCTGCTGTTGTAATAATAATGCTTTTGACGGTACTGCTCTATACCGGAATGAAGGAGAGCTCAAAGGTAAATAATGTAATTGTTGTGATAAAGATGTCTGTAATTTTACTTTTTGTATTTTTAGGTGCATCACATATAAAAATTTCTAATTATCATCCTTTTATTCCCAATGGGTGGCACGGAGTTTTTACTGGAGCCAGTATTGTATTCTTTTCATTTCTAGGGTTTGATGCCATTTCCACTTCGGCTGAAGAAGCGGCTGACCCCAAAAAAGATGTATCAAAGGGTATAATAATGTGTCTTATAGTGGTATGTATTCTTTATGTGTCGGTGGCAACCGTACTTACAGGAGTTGTTCCATACAGGGAAATTGTTTCTGACAATGCAGTACCTGAAGCTCTATTCAGACTGGGTATAAGGTGGGGATCTGCTCTTGTAGGCGTAGGTGCCATTTTGGGAATGATTTCAACTATGATAGCGGTTTTATATGGTCAAGTAAGAGTATTTATGGCCATGTCACGGGATGGATTGCTGCCCAAAATATTTTGCAAAATACACAGCAGACACAAGACTCCATATGTGGCTACTGTAGTTGCAGGAATAATAGCTTCTATAATAGCAGGCTTCCTGCCCCTTAGAATAATAGTTGAATTTGTAAGTATCGGAACTTTGTTGAGCTTTATAGTTGTATCTGCAGGAGTAATTCATCTTAGAAAAACTATGCCTGATTTTGAAAGAAAATTTAAGTGCCCAGGAGTCCCGTTTACACCTATAATAACCATAATATGCTGTATAGTATTTTTGGTATCAATGAGGGGTATAACATGGATGGGATTTGCAGTATGGTTGTCTGTAGGACTCATTATATATTTTATCTACGGAAGAAAACACAGTGTACTGCAAAAAGAAGATAAATAGCAATTTAAAAAAGGTAGAGTTATCTATATTGACAGGAACCAGCACTAGCGGTTCCTGTCAATGTTAAGTTGTGATTAATTTAGTTAATTTCTCCGAATTGTAGTGTAATCACTAATCTAATTTTGTATAATTGTAGTACATAATTAGATTGGAATTGGAGGATATGACAATATGGAAGTGATTGTTCTTAATGGCAGCCCTAAAGGAGAAAAAAGTAATACATTCAGGATAACTAGGGCTTTTTTGGAAGGACTCATGGAAAGCAGAGACTGTAATATACATATGTTCAATATTTGTGAAAAAACTATTGAACACTGCAGGGGATGTTTTTCCTGCTGGACTAAAACTCCAGGTAAATGCATAATAAAGGACGATATGGAGGAACTTATAGAGAAGTATGTAGCATCAGATATTGTCATATGGAGTTTTCC
Proteins encoded in this region:
- a CDS encoding amino acid permease; this translates as MNLFRKKSLEQLQYSIQKTDLSKNLKAADIAALGIGAVVGVGIFVATGEGAHMAGPGIILSFILAGIVACLCGLCYCELSTMFPVAGSTYSYAYIAFGEFIAVIVGWCLTAEYIVAASAVASGWSGTFRGILQSTGIVLPQVISASPASGGIIDLPAVVIIMLLTVLLYTGMKESSKVNNVIVVIKMSVILLFVFLGASHIKISNYHPFIPNGWHGVFTGASIVFFSFLGFDAISTSAEEAADPKKDVSKGIIMCLIVVCILYVSVATVLTGVVPYREIVSDNAVPEALFRLGIRWGSALVGVGAILGMISTMIAVLYGQVRVFMAMSRDGLLPKIFCKIHSRHKTPYVATVVAGIIASIIAGFLPLRIIVEFVSIGTLLSFIVVSAGVIHLRKTMPDFERKFKCPGVPFTPIITIICCIVFLVSMRGITWMGFAVWLSVGLIIYFIYGRKHSVLQKEDK
- a CDS encoding bifunctional folylpolyglutamate synthase/dihydrofolate synthase; this translates as MNYMEALNYIESTARFGSNLGLERVEKLLELLGNPQERIKCIHVAGTNGKGSITAMISKILSTSGYRVGMYTSPHLEVFEERIQINGNNISRDDLALSVTEVSKAVDKVLELGYDNPTEFEIETCVMFHYFDRKKVDFAVVEVGLGGRLDATNAIPPFDVGTGGGTILSVIASISYDHMKILGDTLDKIAYEKAGIIKKGIPVILYPQKKIAEKVIENICFEKKCRLVKVPCNSVKLVQKGKIDKNSRNYCQDLNALMADGKVYSIKLSLLGTHQILNCVVAIFAAEELMRMGVNITMEKLVLALSEVNWIGRLEVMNNKPLVVMDGAHNIDGIEILKKSIQTYFKYENMVLILGILADKQVDDMVREIVPMAKNVLCVTPDSDRAESAEELKKVVFKYNKNCEAFEDYYSAYVKAMSCAGEDDIVVIAGSLYMIGGMRKQINTNKKI